TTCCCATGTCGTACAGGATAAGCAGACCCTCTACTCTATCTGCAAGGCCTATGGAGTGACCATAGACGAGGTGTGCGAGGCTAATCCTGAACTCGACCTGAAGAATAACGGGACCAAGAAAAATACAATAATTCTCATTCCGGTGAGACAGGACGCCGAGACTGTCAAAGTTGCTGTGCCGGCAGCCGCTCCTGCGCCTGAAGAAGACGTACAGGACGGATATATCATCCACACCGTAAAGTGGTATGAGGATATCAACGATATCAGCAAGAAATACGGCATTTCCGTTGAAAGGATAATGCAGGTGAACGGCCTCGAAAAGAAGAAACTCAAGAGACGCCAGAAAATCCGCATCCCTGTAAACGACATCGACGGGGCTCTTCTTTACCCGTCAGGTAATTCGACAAAGAAGGATTCCTCTCTTATCGATAACCACGCCGCAGGCGAAAAAGAAGAAAGCGAGGAAGATTATTCCTTTGCCAGAAAGCGTGATCTCAACGCAGTTATCATAATGCCTCTTACCGCAGGACGACCTGCGGGGAGCAATAACATGGACTTCTATTGCGGAGCTCTGCTCGCCATAGAAGACCTCGCCAACGCTGGAATAAGCACCGAGCTCAGCGTCTATGACGTTGTCCAGGGCAAGGTCCCAGTAACCAGGGAAAGACTCGAAGAGGCTGACGTGGTCATCGGTCCGATCACCGCAAAAGACCTTGCTACGACTCTCGAGATTGCCGGTAACAAGACTACCGTAGTCTCCCCTCTCGACCACAAGGCGGCCTCCCTTACCGAAGGCCACAAGAACTTTGTCCAGGCTCCGGCCACCTATAACCGCCAGTACGCGGATCTCATCGACTGGATCGACTACGACAAGCGCCGCGGAGACAAGGTGATCGTCATCTCGGAATCGGACGGGAAGGAATGCGAACTCTCCAGACTTATGGATGAGTCCAAGATAGAGCATACCGACTACTCCTATAACATCCTTTCCAGCCGCAGGGTCATAAGCGACCTTACCGGAATGATGACTTCCGATGGAGTCAACAGGATCCTCATCTCGTCAGAGAACGAGGCCTTCGTCAACGATGTCGTCCGTAACCTCAACCTGATGGTGCACAACAAGCACAACGTGGCTCTCTACAGCCCTGCCAGGATAAGGTCTTACGACAATATCGACGTGGAGAATCTCCATAATGTCAACCTTCATGCTTCTTCGTCATATCTTATCGACTATGACGATCCTAAGGTCAAGGCATTCCTTCTCAAATACAGGGCTCTCTTCAACGCCGAGCCTACGCAGTTCGCATTCCAGGGATATGACGTGACCAGATACTTCCTTGGAGCGGCCGCCGAATACGGCAGTCACTGGCGCAAGAAACTCCCTAAGATCCAGCTGCAGAGGATGCTCCAGGCTGATTTCAGATTCCGCGAATCCGGAGACGGATATATCAATCAGGGCGTCAGGAGAGTTGTCTACGGCCCAGATTTCTCAGTAAAGATAGTAAAGTAAATTCTACGCTTCAGAAAGAAGCGCCTTGGCATTCTCCCGTGCCTGGGTGGTAATCTGTGCGCCGCTCAGCATCCTGGCGATCTCCAGCACGCGGTCTTCGCCGCTGATCTTGGAGATTCCGGTGGCTGTACGCCCGCCTTCCGAAGATTTGCTCACAAGATAATGGGCCTCGCCCTTGGCAGCCACCTGCGGCAGATGAGTGATCGCGAAGACCTGCATGTCTTTTCCCATCCCGCAGATCATCGAGCCCATCTTGTCGGCGACGCTGCCGGAGACACCGGTATCGATTTCGTCGAATATCAGGGTCGGCATGTTGGCGTATCGCGCCATCATGGCCTTAAGACACAACATTATCCTTGACATCTCGCCGCCGGATGCGCATCTTGCCACATCTATCGGATTCTTTCCGGTAGAAGAGAACAGGAACTTGACGGCATCGGAGCCGGATGCTCCGACCGGAGCTTCGACGAGCTCGACTTCAAATACGGCATTGTCCAGCTCAAGGAACCTTATCGATTTCTCTATCGCCTCGGCGAAAGGTTTCCGCGCCTTCATGCGGCTGTCATGCAACTTTGCAGCTATCTCTCCGAGGGCCTTTTCGCCATCTTCGAGCGACTTCGACAGACGTTCCCGCTCCTCTTCGAGAGCCGTAGAATCATACAGGGCCTCGGAAAGGGTTTCGCGCTGGGCGATAAGCTCGGCCACGGTGCGGCAGCCATGCTTTTTCATGAGATCGTATAGCAGGGACATCCTGTCTTCGACCTGTTCCAGACGGTCCTGGGAGACCTCGGTCGAACCTTCGAGGGCAGTGACCTCCGAAAGTATGTCCTCTATCTCGAGTCTGGACGACTCCAGTCTTGCGGAAAGATCCTTCGCCGGCTCGACATAGCGTCCGGCCTTGTCCAGCTGCCTTACGGCTTCCTTCAGCATGCTGTCAAAGGAATCGCGGTCCTCGCTGCCTGAAAGTATGTTTTCGACAGAATAGAAATTCTCTTTAAGCTCCTCGGCATTGGCGAGACGCTTCTGCTCTTCCTCCAGTTCTTCAAGCTCCCCGTCCCGGAGATTCGCAGCCTCCAGCTTGTCATACAGAGACTGGTTGAAGTCCTTTTCCAGAGAAAGCCTTCGCAGTCTCTCCTCGACTTCGGAGAGGCGGCCGCGCAAAGACTGGACGTTCTTATAGGCCTGCGAGCATTCCGTCAGGAGGTCGCCGTTGCCGGCATAATGGTCCAGCATCGAGAGCTGGAAGGTCCTGTCCGTGAGAAGCAGGGGTTCGTGCTGGGAGTGGATGTCGATCAGCCGGCCGGCAAGCTCCGAGAGCACGCCGACGGTGACAGGTTCGTCATTCACGAAAGATCTGGACCGTCCGCTCTTCCCGAGCACACGGCGGATAATGAAATCGCCCCCGTTCCAGTCCATACCGTTGGAATCGAGGATTTCGCGGATCGCAGGATCGTCCTTGACATGGAATTCTCCTTCGACGATGCAGTTCTCCGCATTTTCCCCAACCATGGAAGCATCCGCCTTGGCTCCCAGGAGAAGGGAAAGGGCACCCAGGATTATGGACTTGCCTGCTCCTGTCTGCCCGGTAATAATGACGAGACCCGCCGGAAAATCAATATCCAGCGAGTCTATCAGAACATAGTTCCGGATCTGTAAAGACCGTAACATCAGATAATTATTCTGCCTGATTCTCCTCTTCGCCCTCGTGCTTTGCCGTACGGTAGTGAAGCTCACCTTCGAGGAACTCCTCTATAGCGACGAGGCTTGGCTTAGGCTGACGCTCGTAGTACTTCGAGATCTCGATCTGCTCGCGGTTCTCGAACATCTCCTCCATAGTGTCGCGGTCGTTCTTGAAGTCCTCGAGCTTCTTGTTGAGCTCTTTCTTCTCGGCGAGGGCGATCTGGTTGGCTCTCTTATAGAGAATTACTACTGATTCGTACACGTTGCCGGTAGGTTCGGCGATATACTTGATGTCTCTTGTGATCGTGTTTGTAGGTACTTTCTTCTTATCCATGATTCTAAATCTTGTTAAACAGGGCCCGGCCCTTCATTTATATATACCGGGACCGTTTCCGGAAAGTTTCAAAAATTTTATTTCGCTGCTGCGGACGCCTTACGCTCCTTTTCGAAGTCCTTGTCCTTCATATTTTCAGTCTCGTCGACTCCGGTAAATTTGCCGAGCGCCTTCTGCGCTCTCTTGTAAAGAGCGTTCAGCTGGCGGGTATATGGAGAGTCCTGGATTTCGCCGACGAAGTTGAAGTAATCGTCCTCGAATGCAAGATACCTTTCTCTCTGCTTTGAAGGCACGCTGAGATAAGCGTACTTGTAGGAAGACATCGCGATATAGTAGAGGATATCCTCCCTGTAGATATTGTCGGAATCATCCTTGAGGATATTCTTGAAGGCTACCCTGGCAGCCTTGTAATCTTCCATCTTGTAATAGAGCTTTGCGGCTTCGAAAGCCTTCTTGTCAAGACGGGCTCCGAGTTCGTCAAGCATTCCCATACACTCTGCAGCCTTGTCAGTCGAAGGATAGTTGCGGAGGTATTCGTTGATAGCGTTGATTGCCGCATAAGTAGGAGTCTGGTCGAGCTCGTACCTGAGAGTGGACCTGTAGAGACAATCAAGTCTCAGATAAGCAGCCTCAGCGGCGAACTTGCTCTGCGGGAACTTCCCGAGAAATTCGGAGAAGTTGGTCTCGGCAGTAAGGTAATCCTTATACTTATAGTTGCTCAGTCCCCAGTAATAGTTGACGGAGTCATCCTTTTCCGTACCATTGGCGAGAACGGCCATGGACTCGAAAAGAGCTGCGGCTTTCTGGTATTTGTGGCGATTGAAGTAATCCATCGCTGCCTTGAATTTGGCATCGACATCGTTACTCTGCAGCATAAGATCATACTGGCTTCTGCAGGAAGCTGACGCAAGAATGGCGACAACCGCCAGGACGCATAATTTCAAATATTTCATCTTTTTACTCTATTTTTCTACTGAAAGCAGGAATCTCTCCGCATCAAGGGCGGCGCGGCAGCCGGAAGCGGCAGCCGTGACAGCCTGTCTGTAATGAGGATCCTGGACGTCACCGGCTGCGAACACTCCCTCCACATTTGTGCGGGAAGAACGGCCGTCAGTGACTATATATCCGTTTTCATCAGTCTCGATCCATTCCTTGAAAAGCTCGGAATTCGGGTGATGTCCGATAGCAAGGAAGAACCCGTCGACCTTTATATCAAAAACCGAACCATCTTTGCGCAAAAGTCTCGCGCCTGTCACTCCGGCCTTGTCGCCGAGGACTTCCTGAGTGTTGCAGTTCCAGAGGATTTCGATGTTCGGAGTGTTCTTTACTTTCTCCTGCATGGCCTTCGAAGCGCGGAAGACATCCCTGCGTACGATCATATAGACC
This portion of the Bacteroidales bacterium WCE2008 genome encodes:
- a CDS encoding LysM repeat-containing protein: MLKLLKITVLLGMAVSLSGGLYAQTYTQTPVTISKDKTRVGGKIYYSHVVQDKQTLYSICKAYGVTIDEVCEANPELDLKNNGTKKNTIILIPVRQDAETVKVAVPAAAPAPEEDVQDGYIIHTVKWYEDINDISKKYGISVERIMQVNGLEKKKLKRRQKIRIPVNDIDGALLYPSGNSTKKDSSLIDNHAAGEKEESEEDYSFARKRDLNAVIIMPLTAGRPAGSNNMDFYCGALLAIEDLANAGISTELSVYDVVQGKVPVTRERLEEADVVIGPITAKDLATTLEIAGNKTTVVSPLDHKAASLTEGHKNFVQAPATYNRQYADLIDWIDYDKRRGDKVIVISESDGKECELSRLMDESKIEHTDYSYNILSSRRVISDLTGMMTSDGVNRILISSENEAFVNDVVRNLNLMVHNKHNVALYSPARIRSYDNIDVENLHNVNLHASSSYLIDYDDPKVKAFLLKYRALFNAEPTQFAFQGYDVTRYFLGAAAEYGSHWRKKLPKIQLQRMLQADFRFRESGDGYINQGVRRVVYGPDFSVKIVK
- a CDS encoding DNA replication and repair protein RecN translates to MLRSLQIRNYVLIDSLDIDFPAGLVIITGQTGAGKSIILGALSLLLGAKADASMVGENAENCIVEGEFHVKDDPAIREILDSNGMDWNGGDFIIRRVLGKSGRSRSFVNDEPVTVGVLSELAGRLIDIHSQHEPLLLTDRTFQLSMLDHYAGNGDLLTECSQAYKNVQSLRGRLSEVEERLRRLSLEKDFNQSLYDKLEAANLRDGELEELEEEQKRLANAEELKENFYSVENILSGSEDRDSFDSMLKEAVRQLDKAGRYVEPAKDLSARLESSRLEIEDILSEVTALEGSTEVSQDRLEQVEDRMSLLYDLMKKHGCRTVAELIAQRETLSEALYDSTALEEERERLSKSLEDGEKALGEIAAKLHDSRMKARKPFAEAIEKSIRFLELDNAVFEVELVEAPVGASGSDAVKFLFSSTGKNPIDVARCASGGEMSRIMLCLKAMMARYANMPTLIFDEIDTGVSGSVADKMGSMICGMGKDMQVFAITHLPQVAAKGEAHYLVSKSSEGGRTATGISKISGEDRVLEIARMLSGAQITTQARENAKALLSEA
- a CDS encoding RNA polymerase Rpb6; its protein translation is MDKKKVPTNTITRDIKYIAEPTGNVYESVVILYKRANQIALAEKKELNKKLEDFKNDRDTMEEMFENREQIEISKYYERQPKPSLVAIEEFLEGELHYRTAKHEGEEENQAE
- a CDS encoding Beta-barrel assembly machine subunit BamD, with protein sequence MKYLKLCVLAVVAILASASCRSQYDLMLQSNDVDAKFKAAMDYFNRHKYQKAAALFESMAVLANGTEKDDSVNYYWGLSNYKYKDYLTAETNFSEFLGKFPQSKFAAEAAYLRLDCLYRSTLRYELDQTPTYAAINAINEYLRNYPSTDKAAECMGMLDELGARLDKKAFEAAKLYYKMEDYKAARVAFKNILKDDSDNIYREDILYYIAMSSYKYAYLSVPSKQRERYLAFEDDYFNFVGEIQDSPYTRQLNALYKRAQKALGKFTGVDETENMKDKDFEKERKASAAAK